From a single Methanomicrobium sp. W14 genomic region:
- a CDS encoding ferrous iron transporter B: MEAAAGAEVPEMALSEESRWSLVDEISSQVIKNGHYTQKVRDIIGELTVKPLTGIPVAIGVMYAFWSIFSSFAGTLCTDGFFVKFFDKYFLPWIQSAWPDPGSILYFLFVGDPTADNCFEAFGVLTSGLFVAIGVVLPAVFIFYLMMALLEDSGYLPRLAVLVDTFLHKIGLHGYAIVPTILGLGCNVPAVTSTRILETRKQRFMMMTLIALFIPCGAQLGVMLEVIPESVGYVMLLLVIGYFVFGYILSRIIPGENPEILIDVPPYHMPQRSNILKKLGMRTKGFLVSAVPFVLFGVLIVNVLYLAGVIQWLSNALEPLFVTWFGLPKETAGPLVAAFLRKDLAVAQLSAIAMTKFQMITAVVLISIYFPCVATFVVMLKEGWKELLAAVLVLFVVALTYGGIIHAVGILLGVA; encoded by the coding sequence GTGGAGGCTGCGGCGGGTGCGGAGGTGCCTGAAATGGCCTTAAGCGAAGAGTCGAGATGGTCTCTCGTCGACGAGATATCGTCACAGGTGATTAAGAACGGACACTACACCCAGAAAGTCCGCGACATCATAGGAGAGCTTACGGTAAAACCCCTTACAGGAATACCCGTCGCAATCGGTGTAATGTATGCATTCTGGAGCATATTCAGTTCTTTTGCCGGTACACTATGCACTGACGGATTTTTCGTTAAGTTTTTCGACAAATACTTCCTCCCCTGGATACAGTCGGCGTGGCCTGACCCGGGAAGCATTCTGTATTTCCTGTTCGTGGGTGACCCGACGGCAGACAACTGTTTCGAAGCTTTCGGCGTCCTGACATCAGGTCTTTTCGTAGCGATAGGTGTGGTACTTCCGGCTGTGTTCATATTTTATCTCATGATGGCCCTTCTCGAGGATTCGGGATATCTGCCGCGACTTGCAGTCCTTGTGGACACTTTCCTGCACAAAATCGGGCTTCACGGATATGCAATCGTCCCTACGATACTCGGACTTGGGTGCAACGTGCCTGCTGTCACGTCGACAAGAATTCTTGAAACCAGAAAACAGCGTTTCATGATGATGACACTCATCGCACTGTTCATCCCGTGCGGAGCACAGCTCGGTGTGATGCTTGAGGTGATACCTGAAAGTGTCGGATACGTGATGCTTCTCCTGGTGATAGGATACTTTGTATTCGGCTATATCCTCAGCAGAATCATCCCGGGAGAAAACCCTGAAATCCTTATAGACGTTCCTCCCTACCACATGCCGCAGAGGTCGAACATACTCAAAAAGCTCGGGATGAGGACAAAGGGATTTCTGGTCAGTGCAGTCCCGTTCGTTCTGTTCGGTGTCCTGATAGTAAACGTTCTTTACCTTGCCGGTGTAATCCAGTGGCTTTCAAACGCACTTGAACCCCTGTTCGTTACATGGTTCGGGCTTCCGAAAGAGACAGCAGGGCCACTTGTTGCGGCATTCCTGAGAAAGGACCTTGCAGTAGCACAGCTTTCGGCAATCGCGATGACAAAATTCCAGATGATAACAGCCGTCGTCTTAATCTCGATATACTTCCCGTGTGTGGCGACATTTGTGGTCATGCTAAAGGAAGGATGGAAAGAGCTTCTGGCGGCAGTTCTGGTGCTGTTTGTCGTTGCACTCACATACGGCGGAATAATACACGCAGTAGGAATACTCCTGGGGGTTGCATAA
- a CDS encoding ABC transporter ATP-binding protein yields the protein MIRADNLFKTYQMGGVSIKALNGVSVEIRKGEFIGLMGPSGSGKSTLLHMLGLLDRPGSGKIIIGGIDTSVLSDGDRTLFRLNRLGFVFQDYALVPELTVLENVFLPSMVRGEDPEIYVKKSNEILELIGLSGRSDNLKKELSGGQQQRVSIARGLVNKPDILFADEPCANLDSNNSRVVLDLCRKINRETGQTIVMVSHEGWHKEYFDRVINLKDGKIESVEDLVGNP from the coding sequence ATGATACGGGCCGACAATCTTTTCAAAACATATCAGATGGGTGGTGTCAGTATAAAAGCTTTGAATGGAGTTAGTGTTGAGATAAGAAAGGGTGAATTCATTGGTCTTATGGGACCTTCCGGTTCGGGGAAATCCACACTTCTTCATATGCTTGGACTTCTGGACAGGCCTGGTTCAGGTAAAATCATAATTGGGGGTATAGATACCAGTGTTTTGTCGGATGGAGACAGGACTCTTTTCAGACTGAACAGACTAGGGTTTGTCTTTCAGGATTATGCACTTGTGCCTGAACTGACTGTTCTTGAAAACGTGTTTCTGCCTTCTATGGTTCGTGGTGAAGACCCGGAGATATATGTTAAAAAGAGTAACGAAATTCTTGAACTTATTGGTTTATCAGGGCGTTCGGACAATCTTAAAAAAGAACTTTCCGGAGGACAGCAGCAAAGGGTATCGATTGCAAGAGGACTCGTTAACAAACCTGATATTCTCTTTGCAGACGAACCCTGTGCAAATCTTGACAGTAATAACTCAAGGGTAGTTCTGGATCTGTGCAGAAAAATAAATCGCGAAACCGGGCAGACAATAGTCATGGTCTCACACGAGGGATGGCACAAAGAGTATTTCGACCGCGTAATAAATCTGAAGGACGGAAAAATAGAATCAGTTGAAGATCTGGTAGGAAATCCCTGA
- a CDS encoding TetR/AcrR family transcriptional regulator produces MPRVMPGYREKARLKILEKAYLVFSKKGFYNTTMDDIAIEVGVTKGTLYLYFKSKEELFRAMADQYSSGFTENILKKFENKNFTENSGLFFDIYFRMNSGSEPLIYELASISTRNEEIKKMLFEETAKDKGQFLKFFEMQVKKGYLPKDTDIKMISAVSGILAGGLMERIYLGMSKKEARMLWTKTIEKLVK; encoded by the coding sequence ATGCCAAGAGTTATGCCCGGATACAGGGAAAAGGCACGTCTTAAAATACTGGAGAAAGCATATTTAGTGTTTTCAAAAAAGGGATTTTATAATACGACAATGGATGATATCGCCATTGAAGTCGGTGTCACCAAAGGGACACTATACCTTTACTTTAAAAGCAAGGAAGAACTTTTCAGGGCAATGGCAGACCAGTATAGTTCGGGGTTTACAGAAAATATCCTCAAAAAATTTGAAAACAAAAACTTCACTGAGAATTCCGGGCTTTTTTTTGATATTTATTTCAGAATGAACAGCGGCAGCGAGCCTCTTATATATGAGCTTGCGTCTATATCCACAAGGAATGAAGAAATAAAAAAGATGCTTTTCGAAGAGACAGCAAAAGACAAAGGCCAATTTCTGAAATTTTTTGAGATGCAGGTAAAAAAGGGCTACCTTCCAAAAGACACTGATATAAAAATGATTTCGGCTGTATCGGGAATTCTTGCAGGAGGGCTCATGGAAAGGATTTACCTTGGAATGTCTAAAAAAGAGGCCAGAATGTTGTGGACGAAAACAATAGAGAAACTGGTAAAATAA
- a CDS encoding ABC transporter ATP-binding protein: MNDNNKKILRLFKFAGKSRIYLILACILSAISAVFVLVPFICIYYVMQEVLVQAEANMHPEMAVLLKYGWIAVGSATAGFALYFAALMLSHTAAFRTERNMRSAIMHHIVKLPMGFHTSKSSGKMRKIIDENTMSTENFIAHQMPDLAGGLITPVAVVIMLLYFDWRLGTLSLLTLAAGFLIQKRMIGEEGVEWLKKYQNALEDMNTEAVEYIRGISVVKVFGQTVHSFKNFRNSILAYRDFASAYAVSCKRPMTAFLTVINGAFFLLVPAGILLAGVAGDYMSFVLSFIFYVVFTPACAAMLLKIMYSSSYRMIALESLERIEDILNEKPLEQPVNPEKPHGWDISFENVSFRYPKSNLSAVDDVTFNVPEGTTTALVGPSGSGKTTIANLVLRFWDVDSGKVCLGGADVKKIDTKTLMENISFVFQDSHLLKDSILGNIKASRPDASEEDIAKAIEAAQCTDIIEKMPDGINTVTGTKGIFLSGGEQQRIILARAILKDTPVVILDEATAFADPENEYKIRLAFRELTRNKTVLMIAHRLSTVQDADQILVIDNGRIAEKGTHEQLMDKGGLYTNMWKDYRKSVSWKIQGTKVKGGVPDAA; encoded by the coding sequence ATGAATGACAATAACAAAAAGATTCTCCGCTTATTCAAATTTGCGGGAAAGTCCAGGATATATTTAATACTGGCCTGCATCCTGTCGGCGATAAGCGCCGTTTTTGTGCTGGTACCTTTTATCTGCATATATTACGTGATGCAGGAGGTTCTGGTCCAGGCAGAAGCCAATATGCATCCCGAAATGGCAGTACTCCTGAAATACGGGTGGATTGCCGTAGGTTCTGCAACAGCAGGATTCGCACTCTACTTCGCCGCACTTATGCTTTCCCACACGGCAGCGTTTCGGACGGAGAGAAACATGAGGTCTGCCATAATGCACCATATCGTAAAACTTCCGATGGGCTTTCACACGTCAAAATCAAGCGGGAAAATGCGGAAAATAATCGACGAAAACACAATGTCAACCGAGAATTTCATCGCCCACCAGATGCCTGATCTGGCAGGAGGTCTAATAACGCCTGTTGCGGTCGTAATAATGCTTCTTTACTTCGACTGGCGTCTTGGCACATTAAGCCTCCTGACTCTTGCAGCAGGCTTTCTCATCCAGAAAAGGATGATAGGCGAGGAAGGAGTGGAGTGGCTCAAAAAATACCAGAACGCACTTGAGGATATGAATACCGAGGCTGTCGAATACATCAGGGGAATATCTGTTGTAAAAGTGTTCGGGCAGACTGTTCATTCATTCAAGAATTTCAGGAATTCTATACTTGCGTACCGTGATTTCGCTTCAGCGTATGCGGTCTCGTGCAAAAGGCCGATGACTGCCTTTCTGACAGTCATCAACGGTGCATTCTTCCTTCTCGTCCCCGCAGGGATTCTCCTTGCTGGTGTTGCAGGAGATTATATGAGCTTCGTACTGAGCTTTATTTTCTATGTGGTTTTTACGCCCGCCTGCGCAGCGATGCTTCTGAAAATTATGTACTCATCGTCCTACAGGATGATTGCACTTGAATCTCTTGAAAGGATTGAGGACATACTAAATGAAAAACCACTTGAGCAGCCTGTGAACCCTGAAAAGCCTCATGGCTGGGATATTTCTTTTGAAAACGTATCGTTCAGGTATCCGAAATCAAACCTTTCGGCGGTCGATGACGTGACATTCAATGTCCCTGAGGGCACGACAACCGCTCTTGTAGGTCCTTCAGGGAGCGGGAAAACAACAATTGCAAATCTTGTTCTCCGTTTCTGGGACGTCGATTCAGGAAAAGTCTGCCTGGGCGGTGCAGACGTAAAAAAAATCGATACGAAAACTCTTATGGAGAATATTTCCTTCGTATTCCAGGACTCACACCTCCTAAAAGACAGCATCCTCGGCAACATAAAAGCGTCCAGACCTGATGCATCAGAAGAGGATATAGCAAAAGCCATAGAAGCGGCGCAGTGCACGGACATCATTGAAAAAATGCCTGACGGCATCAACACCGTAACCGGCACAAAGGGAATCTTTCTCTCAGGAGGCGAGCAGCAGAGGATAATTCTTGCAAGAGCCATTCTAAAGGATACTCCTGTTGTAATCCTCGACGAGGCGACAGCTTTTGCAGACCCTGAAAACGAGTACAAAATACGGCTTGCTTTCAGGGAACTTACCAGAAACAAAACTGTTCTTATGATTGCACACCGCCTCTCAACAGTGCAGGACGCAGACCAGATCCTTGTCATCGACAACGGAAGAATTGCCGAAAAAGGAACACATGAACAGCTTATGGACAAAGGCGGACTATACACGAATATGTGGAAAGATTACAGGAAGTCGGTCTCATGGAAGATTCAGGGTACCAAAGTCAAAGGAGGTGTACCGGATGCTGCGTGA
- a CDS encoding ABC transporter ATP-binding protein yields MYRMLREQFSLSEKGADDLKKGIIFSTAADLSLMLPVALFIVVIDVLLSPLLGKPAPSLNIWLYTGTGAVILAIIYAVHLLQYQFTYVASYNESANRRIALAEKIRKLPLSFFGKRDLSDLTNTMMGDCTALEHAFSHAFPQGFGAVLSIILASAGLFVIDWRMSIALFAALPVSLALVIGSRRLQDKYSLKKILTRRAASDGVQECLEAVKDIKACGREDEYLAGLDKKFDDVISASMKSEVITGCFISSGTAVLRIGFAAVILAGAVLLGQGEISVIIYLVFLLVAARIYDPLSTVFMQTAEMFDAMVQIDRMKEIENYPVQEGADRCENKGYDIVFENVSFSYNDEKALKNVFFTAEQGKVTALAGPSGSGKSTAAKLAARFWDADSGRILLGGQDVSKVEPETLLKNFSIVFQDVVLFRDTIMENIRIGRKNAPDEEVFAAARAAQCDDFISEMPDGYQTVIGENGATLSGGERQRISIARALLKDAPVILLDEATASLDVENETLIQSALSKLIKDRTVIVIAHRMRTIAGADKIVVLDKGRIAEEGDSKTLLEKNGLYARLYSLQQKVV; encoded by the coding sequence GTGTACCGGATGCTGCGTGAACAGTTCTCACTGAGTGAAAAAGGAGCCGATGACCTCAAAAAAGGAATAATATTCTCTACCGCGGCCGACCTGAGCCTTATGCTTCCGGTAGCACTGTTCATAGTCGTTATAGACGTACTGTTAAGCCCTTTACTCGGAAAACCCGCACCTTCCCTCAACATATGGCTTTACACTGGAACTGGTGCGGTTATACTTGCAATAATCTATGCCGTTCACCTTCTCCAGTACCAGTTTACGTACGTCGCCTCCTACAACGAGAGTGCCAACAGGCGCATTGCACTTGCAGAGAAGATAAGAAAACTTCCCCTTTCGTTCTTCGGTAAACGCGACTTAAGCGACCTTACAAATACAATGATGGGAGACTGCACTGCTCTCGAGCATGCGTTCTCCCACGCTTTCCCGCAGGGATTCGGTGCAGTGCTGTCAATAATTCTTGCCTCAGCCGGACTTTTCGTGATAGACTGGCGCATGTCGATTGCACTCTTTGCAGCTCTTCCTGTATCCCTTGCTCTTGTTATAGGAAGCAGAAGACTACAGGACAAATACAGCCTGAAAAAAATACTGACCAGGCGTGCTGCATCCGATGGTGTCCAGGAGTGCCTTGAGGCTGTAAAGGATATAAAGGCCTGCGGGCGCGAGGACGAGTATCTTGCAGGTCTCGACAAAAAATTCGATGATGTGATATCGGCATCCATGAAATCGGAGGTTATAACCGGGTGTTTCATCTCGTCCGGGACAGCTGTGCTTCGAATCGGCTTTGCTGCCGTAATTCTTGCGGGAGCCGTCCTTTTAGGACAGGGAGAGATATCAGTCATCATATACCTTGTATTTCTTCTCGTTGCGGCACGTATCTACGACCCGCTTTCAACGGTGTTCATGCAGACGGCCGAAATGTTCGACGCAATGGTCCAGATAGACCGCATGAAGGAGATTGAAAACTACCCGGTCCAGGAAGGTGCAGACAGATGCGAAAACAAAGGATATGACATAGTATTCGAAAACGTCTCGTTCTCGTACAACGATGAAAAAGCCCTAAAAAACGTCTTCTTTACGGCAGAGCAGGGCAAAGTCACGGCTCTTGCAGGACCCTCAGGAAGTGGAAAAAGTACGGCCGCAAAACTTGCGGCACGCTTCTGGGATGCCGACAGCGGAAGAATACTTCTGGGCGGACAGGACGTATCAAAAGTTGAGCCTGAAACCCTTCTTAAAAATTTCTCGATAGTCTTCCAGGACGTCGTTTTATTCAGAGATACAATTATGGAGAATATCAGGATAGGCAGAAAAAACGCTCCCGACGAGGAAGTTTTCGCCGCTGCAAGGGCTGCACAGTGCGATGATTTCATTTCAGAAATGCCTGACGGCTACCAGACTGTAATAGGCGAGAACGGGGCTACGCTTTCAGGAGGGGAACGGCAGAGGATATCAATTGCAAGAGCACTTTTAAAGGACGCACCTGTAATTCTTCTTGACGAAGCGACGGCGTCGCTCGATGTCGAAAACGAGACACTTATACAGTCGGCATTATCAAAGCTCATAAAGGACAGGACAGTCATTGTAATCGC
- a CDS encoding class I SAM-dependent methyltransferase: MLKQFFSNTRKPKSSAGGNFILWLMNTGHDRLAKWGLSYLDFSEKMAILDVGCGGGKNISNLLELAPKAEVFGADYSEASVKKSKDFNREAIKKGRCKVFHASVGNLPFEDESFDAVTAFETVYFWPDLNINFTEINRILQNGGVFMVCNEAASQKDAEKWLKYIDMSVFTGDELSSAMKNAGFTEIIIYERTKGSGICVTGIKP; this comes from the coding sequence ATGTTAAAGCAGTTTTTTTCAAACACAAGAAAACCAAAAAGTTCTGCAGGTGGAAATTTCATCCTCTGGCTAATGAACACAGGCCACGACAGACTTGCAAAATGGGGCCTATCATACCTTGATTTCAGCGAAAAAATGGCTATTCTGGACGTGGGGTGCGGAGGAGGAAAAAACATCTCGAACCTTCTTGAACTCGCACCAAAAGCTGAAGTCTTTGGTGCCGACTATTCAGAGGCAAGTGTAAAAAAATCAAAAGATTTCAACAGGGAAGCCATAAAAAAAGGACGCTGCAAAGTGTTTCATGCATCAGTCGGGAACCTTCCGTTTGAAGACGAAAGTTTTGACGCGGTGACCGCATTTGAAACGGTTTATTTCTGGCCCGACCTTAATATAAATTTCACGGAAATTAACCGCATACTACAAAACGGGGGAGTCTTTATGGTATGCAATGAAGCCGCCTCACAAAAGGATGCGGAAAAATGGCTGAAATATATCGACATGTCAGTCTTTACAGGTGACGAGCTTTCTTCGGCAATGAAAAACGCCGGATTTACCGAAATAATAATTTATGAACGTACAAAGGGAAGCGGAATCTGCGTCACCGGAATAAAACCGTAA
- a CDS encoding ABC transporter permease, with product MFNDLKVSFFLAVRSLQRSNRKSTVLTVFIIAMVFTNMILLPSIITGEVKNYENQVVRYYTSDVVVEPLGDTEENMFINNASEVVEKVDRVPGVLRATSRYTQAVVMKNKGKRLLTSITAIDPENEKFVTEVREKMVSGEYLRDDDLNEIIVGKYLAGHRDESDDFISSLGGIKTGDSIVVEFSNGVVRECRVKGIFSTGLNDVDSLAYISWNELEDVYSKKIDKASGIFVKSEKGFSNEDIKISLLSYGVKEKVKTWREFLGRAYSKVVESYDIINNMTVAVSLLIAVVVVFIVVMIKTINNRRQIGIMKAIGIKKGIIISNYVFQVIILSVLGSLVGVGIISGLIGYFSVYPIEFPDGNIVPYVRFGTLLDYIVFLITASSFAGYVPARNIANEDVLVAMRG from the coding sequence ATGTTTAATGATCTGAAAGTCTCTTTTTTTCTTGCTGTACGCTCACTTCAGAGAAGCAATAGAAAAAGCACTGTCCTGACAGTTTTCATAATCGCGATGGTATTTACGAATATGATTCTTTTGCCCTCAATAATTACCGGAGAGGTCAAAAATTATGAAAATCAGGTTGTCAGGTATTATACTTCAGATGTAGTCGTTGAACCTTTAGGTGACACTGAGGAAAATATGTTCATAAACAATGCATCTGAAGTTGTTGAAAAGGTGGACCGGGTGCCTGGTGTCCTGAGAGCAACGTCGAGATATACACAGGCTGTTGTAATGAAAAACAAGGGAAAGCGGCTTTTAACCTCAATAACGGCAATAGACCCTGAAAACGAGAAATTCGTCACTGAAGTTCGCGAAAAGATGGTTTCCGGAGAATATCTAAGGGATGATGATCTCAACGAGATTATTGTAGGTAAATACCTTGCGGGACACAGGGATGAGTCCGACGACTTTATTTCGTCTCTCGGGGGGATTAAAACAGGGGACTCTATTGTTGTCGAATTTTCGAACGGTGTTGTTCGGGAGTGCAGAGTAAAGGGTATTTTCTCTACAGGCTTAAATGATGTTGATTCCTTGGCATACATTTCGTGGAATGAACTTGAGGACGTATATTCCAAAAAAATTGATAAGGCCTCGGGAATCTTTGTTAAGTCTGAAAAGGGATTTTCGAATGAAGACATCAAAATTTCACTCTTATCATATGGCGTTAAAGAAAAAGTCAAAACATGGAGAGAATTTCTTGGGCGTGCGTACAGCAAAGTTGTCGAAAGCTATGATATAATAAATAACATGACAGTGGCGGTAAGTCTTCTGATAGCGGTTGTTGTTGTATTTATTGTCGTCATGATTAAAACAATCAACAACAGGAGGCAGATTGGAATTATGAAGGCAATTGGTATTAAAAAGGGAATTATTATATCCAATTATGTATTCCAGGTAATAATCCTCTCGGTTTTGGGATCGCTTGTGGGTGTTGGAATAATATCCGGCTTAATTGGTTATTTCTCGGTTTATCCGATAGAATTTCCAGACGGAAATATTGTCCCATATGTAAGATTTGGCACATTATTAGATTATATTGTCTTCCTGATTACAGCGTCTTCTTTCGCGGGATATGTTCCTGCAAGAAATATTGCGAACGAGGACGTTCTGGTGGCAATGAGGGGATAA
- a CDS encoding GNAT family N-acetyltransferase, whose protein sequence is MNSQENSGTVVRNLGRSDFDAAVSILAESFFSKFSTAVSGDKDSIKSFLREVEFDDEDKFDGYFVSVTGDSVSGILLLKWKGKKTGSSLGKFVSAVKKAGLLRVLRFVLVFALLSHEPGKGECYIDHIAVAPVFRGRGIGTKLLAAAEDFAGKNGFEKLTLYVAFSNDARKLYEKYGFKEVKSEESLVTALMFGIDRWVYMEKNLKDA, encoded by the coding sequence ATGAATTCACAGGAAAATTCGGGTACTGTTGTCAGGAATCTGGGAAGAAGTGATTTTGATGCCGCAGTCTCTATTCTTGCTGAGTCTTTCTTCAGTAAGTTTTCAACTGCTGTATCCGGAGATAAGGATAGCATAAAATCTTTTTTGAGGGAGGTGGAATTCGATGACGAAGATAAATTTGACGGATATTTCGTATCTGTGACCGGTGACAGTGTATCCGGGATACTTCTTCTTAAGTGGAAAGGCAAAAAAACAGGGAGTTCATTGGGAAAATTTGTTTCTGCGGTTAAAAAGGCAGGTCTTTTAAGGGTTCTCAGGTTCGTCCTGGTGTTCGCACTTTTGAGTCACGAACCCGGTAAGGGGGAGTGCTATATCGACCACATTGCAGTTGCCCCGGTTTTTCGCGGTCGCGGAATCGGAACAAAACTTCTTGCTGCAGCGGAAGACTTTGCAGGAAAAAATGGTTTTGAAAAACTTACTCTTTACGTGGCTTTTTCGAACGATGCCAGAAAACTGTATGAAAAGTATGGTTTTAAGGAAGTTAAAAGCGAGGAAAGTCTTGTTACGGCGCTTATGTTTGGGATTGACAGGTGGGTTTACATGGAAAAAAACCTGAAGGATGCGTGA
- a CDS encoding FeoA domain-containing protein, translated as MEKKLPEMEYGETGLIKEIKSSSHNLSPIGIRVGKKVKMITKQPIKGPVVVVTGEVEVAIGINEAYSIIVDVTNPKTPE; from the coding sequence ATGGAAAAAAAGCTTCCTGAAATGGAGTACGGCGAGACCGGCCTTATTAAGGAAATCAAAAGCTCATCCCACAACTTAAGCCCGATAGGAATCCGTGTCGGGAAAAAGGTGAAGATGATAACAAAACAGCCGATAAAAGGTCCGGTTGTCGTCGTAACAGGAGAAGTCGAGGTTGCGATAGGAATAAACGAGGCTTACAGCATCATCGTTGATGTCACAAACCCGAAAACCCCGGAATGA
- a CDS encoding FeoB small GTPase domain-containing protein: MEKENDTILLIGNPNVGKSVLFNRLTGGNAVVSNYPGTTVDFTKGSVVIDKKTYEVIDVPGAYSLEPRDKAEEVCVKMIEKHRNAIAVIVLDATRIERGLYIALETIEKGLKSIVVLNMMDSAREKEISIDNVKLQKILGVPVVETSAIAGEGLKQLGDMIRKAQYAEIKDIKLRSEGKETKPATSPGCAGCGGCGGCGGA, translated from the coding sequence ATGGAAAAAGAAAATGATACAATTCTTCTTATAGGCAACCCCAATGTGGGGAAAAGCGTTCTTTTCAACCGCCTTACGGGAGGAAACGCCGTCGTTTCAAATTACCCGGGTACAACTGTCGATTTTACGAAAGGCAGCGTGGTAATTGACAAAAAGACGTATGAAGTGATTGACGTCCCCGGTGCCTACTCGCTTGAACCAAGGGACAAGGCCGAAGAAGTCTGCGTAAAGATGATTGAGAAGCACAGGAACGCTATCGCGGTCATTGTCCTTGACGCGACAAGAATAGAACGGGGGCTCTACATTGCCCTTGAGACTATCGAAAAGGGCTTGAAATCCATTGTCGTTCTGAATATGATGGACTCCGCCCGTGAAAAGGAGATCTCAATAGACAATGTGAAACTCCAGAAAATTCTCGGGGTTCCGGTTGTTGAGACCAGCGCAATAGCAGGTGAGGGTTTAAAACAGCTCGGGGACATGATCAGAAAAGCCCAGTACGCAGAAATAAAAGACATCAAACTTCGTTCTGAAGGAAAAGAGACAAAACCCGCGACCTCACCCGGTTGTGCAGGGTGTGGAGGCTGCGGCGGGTGCGGAGGTGCCTGA
- a CDS encoding COG1361 S-layer family protein has translation MAAGKPTIIVSDYKVKPSVLMPGEEGVIELTLKNTALSSTVTTVSGKDSGDSETFTTNFNPTIESLLLHPDGVTVIGGNNQFIGDIGPGQEVNVSFYIQAPSKKGIYFPEVWAGVKGGENLRYSIPVNVGMQLEFNKGAHLKLRTNAVAVKPGESVNTLVIITNEGQSEADDIIVDFGSVDGIIAPASISSYYIDSLSPGESLELPVKLITERRDLSKIVSLPVEISYLKIDGDRISIDDSINLLLRGEPEISIDSVDNSVVPEGEPFDLIVRIENSGTSTARSLNAKIAGLNGETKIAYVGKIKAGNDAPAVFNFNGMNPGLYKGSLKISWIDEWGEKNVTDNIEVNVKESDDGWIVFLILFVAGAGLYAVYYYRIKKRQT, from the coding sequence ATGGCGGCAGGGAAACCAACAATTATCGTGTCAGATTACAAGGTAAAACCTTCTGTATTAATGCCTGGAGAAGAAGGTGTTATTGAATTGACACTTAAAAACACTGCCCTTTCTTCAACGGTAACAACAGTGTCGGGAAAAGATTCCGGGGACTCGGAAACATTTACTACTAATTTTAACCCCACCATAGAAAGTCTTCTTCTTCATCCTGACGGGGTGACTGTTATTGGCGGGAACAACCAGTTTATTGGTGACATAGGTCCTGGTCAGGAGGTAAACGTTTCTTTTTACATCCAGGCGCCTTCAAAAAAAGGGATCTATTTTCCTGAAGTGTGGGCCGGTGTGAAAGGAGGAGAAAACCTCAGGTATTCGATTCCTGTAAATGTGGGAATGCAGCTTGAGTTTAACAAAGGTGCTCATCTGAAATTAAGAACTAATGCTGTTGCAGTAAAACCCGGAGAATCTGTGAATACATTAGTAATAATCACCAACGAAGGCCAGAGCGAGGCTGATGATATTATAGTGGACTTTGGATCTGTTGATGGAATTATTGCACCTGCAAGCATTTCATCATATTATATTGATTCGCTGAGTCCGGGAGAATCCTTGGAATTACCGGTAAAACTTATTACTGAGAGAAGGGATCTGTCCAAAATAGTATCACTGCCTGTTGAAATTTCTTATCTTAAAATAGATGGGGACAGGATAAGTATTGATGATTCTATAAACCTTCTTCTAAGAGGAGAACCTGAAATATCGATAGATTCAGTAGATAATTCTGTTGTACCCGAAGGGGAACCATTTGATCTTATAGTAAGAATTGAAAATTCCGGAACTTCCACTGCCCGCTCGTTAAATGCCAAAATTGCAGGCTTAAACGGCGAAACAAAAATTGCATATGTAGGTAAGATCAAGGCTGGAAATGATGCGCCTGCGGTTTTTAATTTTAACGGCATGAACCCTGGTTTATACAAAGGAAGTCTTAAAATTTCATGGATAGACGAATGGGGAGAAAAAAATGTTACAGATAATATAGAAGTGAATGTTAAAGAGTCCGATGACGGCTGGATAGTCTTTTTGATTCTTTTTGTTGCCGGAGCGGGACTTTATGCAGTCTATTATTACAGAATAAAAAAGAGGCAGACCTGA
- a CDS encoding FeoA family protein, protein MESTLINLRKNEKGLVRGVEGGQGIKQQLSLRGLSEGVLVRMIDCSCGPVVLDINGSTLAIGRGIAGRIIIDRC, encoded by the coding sequence ATGGAGAGCACACTTATAAACCTTAGAAAAAACGAAAAAGGACTTGTAAGGGGAGTTGAAGGCGGCCAGGGAATAAAACAGCAGCTCTCTCTGCGTGGCCTTTCTGAAGGCGTCCTTGTAAGAATGATAGACTGCTCCTGCGGACCCGTTGTTCTTGACATTAACGGCTCGACTCTTGCAATAGGAAGAGGCATAGCCGGAAGAATAATCATTGACAGATGCTAA